A section of the Salmo trutta chromosome 4, fSalTru1.1, whole genome shotgun sequence genome encodes:
- the LOC115191712 gene encoding inorganic pyrophosphatase, translating into MRLLLRSSLWYTSAFLGSHTAFKSELVTQEITSHLIKTMHYQTEERGRPNSSDYRIYFKTSDGKYISPFHDIPLIADGDQEKDVPSKKLKKNDNEVLYNMVVEVPRWSNAKMEIATKEPLNPIKQDVKKGKLRYVANVFPHKGYIWNYGALPQTWEDPNHTDKDTKCCGDNDPIDVCEIGTLVCSPGQVIQVKVLGVLAMIDEGETDWKLIAINADDPEASSLNSIEDVRKSRSGHLEATVDWFKKYKVPDGKPENQFAFNGQFKDKDFAVEVIKSTHEHWRALVQKQTNGGEIDCKNVSVCESPFKFTGEDACNVVKSAPAGGEALPVSAEVDKWHFLSK; encoded by the exons ATGCGTTTGCTTCTGCGCTCTTCGCTATGGTACACATCGGCATTTCTTGGTTCGCATACTGCCTTTAAAAGCGAGCTTGTCACACAAGAAATTACCTCACATCTGATAAAAACGATGCATTATCAAACCGAAGAGCGAGGACGACCGAACTCCTCTGACTACAGGATATATTTTA AAACCTCTGACGGGAAATACATCTCTCCCTTTCATGATATTCCACTTATCGCCGATGGAGATCag GAAAAGGATGTGCCATCTAAAAAACTGAAGAAGAATGACAATGAG GTTCTGTATAACATGGTTGTGGAGGTACCTCGATGGTCCAATGCCAAAATGGAG ATTGCAACCAAGGAACCACTGAACCCGATCAAGCAGGATGTGAAGAAGGGCAAACTCCGATACGTGGCCAACGTGTTTCCTCATAAAGGTTACATCTGGAACTACGGGGCGCTCCCACAG ACATGGGAAGACCCGAACCACACGGACAAGGACACCAAGTGCTGCGGTGACAATGACCCCATAGACGTCTGTGAAATCGGCACGCTG GTGTGTTCCCCAGGTCAGGTGATCCAGGTGAAAGTGCTGGGGGTCCTGGCCATGATCGACGAGGGAGAGACGGACTGGAAGCTGATAGCCATCAACGCTGACGACCCAGAGGCCTCCAGCCTTAACA GTATCGAGGATGTCCGCAAAAGCAGATCAGGTCATTTGGAGGCCACGGTCGACTGGTTTAAAAAATACAAGGTGCCAGACGGCAAGCCCGAAAACCAGTTTGCGTTCAATGGACAGTTCAAAGACAAG gACTTTGCTGTGGAGGTCATTAAGTCCACTCACGAGCACTGGAGGGCACTGGTGCAGAAGCAGACTAATGGTGGCGAGATAGATTG TAAAAACGTCTCTGTCTGCGAGAGCCCCTTCAAATTCACTGGGGAGGACGCCTGCAATGTGGTAAAATCG GCTCCTGCTGGTGGCGAGGCACTTCCTGTATCTGCAGAAG TGGACAAGTGGCATTTCCTTTCCAAGTGA
- the LOC115191713 gene encoding rho guanine nucleotide exchange factor 38 has translation MDPNKEANNGSEKEKEKEKVIKRRTRPNFLRYMHLERRKTDTIVVANDDTAADIKGDINLGTLVRRSQSDKTEYSAKLKEKMAPLSPLSSILASPALDPAEVRLRKMSRRSKVIQELVQTERDFLTDLELCIREVVKPLRDRQVVDVDRLFTNMETVCEVSAALLHRLQEATAEPDPEALVIGEVFIQAKAALEDVYKIYCYHHDDANSLLKSYEKEEGIKQHFITCVLSLKQIYDQEGKPNLLDMGSLLIKPVQRVMKYPLLLGELWQATPSDHPDNRPLQEALTAAKIINVNINEFKRRKDIVMKYKRTEEDGGTLMGKLNKFSIHSIRKKSDRLTGYLKILTGVEPQVRDEVFDKEEKLFRSLEKAVRQLVKNVHCYLIHIQEMIGVAVQNAADLEDIMKDPDKLDTNETQHLKNGNNPYKHFKERTAHLVLAPLTSLQGMFAAPQKLIQKRYDKLLDYCSRLERSPSSSSSTSSASSSSTSSSPVSEDQGQVAARRDYAALNAQLVEELQRFNMAAHTILSNCVLCLVTLLKGLMDTACHHAPSIQQLPAPLSNISEVQNSIMEELNNLTVVKDNAQTLIERKVSFEKTKKLLAVPEIQRQTEGNRARLLDEYPADRLYQLKRNCNGCQEQDVSLLEGELVGLLEDTDPLGSRGRWLVDTGSTQGYVYSSFLKQYNPNRDQGRPGQGTGITEPQQPIVVLDEDFDNLSLFVSGSGRNNSIRSRSSIPNFSHYNTSSTSLDRCSTPSSLQGDTEPDIRQDVDTEPDNQQFYAVYGFQARCDQELTMQENQHVRILKFSDLGGNKDWWLAEANGQKGYVPANYLGKMSYA, from the exons ATGGATCCCAACAAGGAGGCCAACAATGGCagtgagaaagagaaggaaaaagaGAAAGTGATCAAGAGGAGAACCAGGCCTAATTTCCTGCGCTACATGCACTTGGAGAGGAGGAAGACGGACACCATCGTGGTGGCCAACGATGACACCGCTGCCGACATTAAAGGTGACATCAACCTTGGGACACTGGTGCGGAGGAGTCAGTCGGACAAAACGGAGTACAGTGCCAAACTTAAAG AGAAAATGGCGCCCTTGTCCCCCCTGTCATCGATCCTGGCCTCCCCGGCCCTCGACCCCGCGGAGGTCCGCCTGAGGAAGATGAGCCGCAGGTCAAAGGTCATCCAGGAGCTGGTGCAGACGGAGAgggacttcctcactgacctgGAGCTCTGCATCAGAGAGGTGGTCAAGCCcctcagagacagacag gtgGTGGACGTGGATCGTCTGTTTACTAACATGGAGACAGTGTGTGAGGTGTCGGCCGCGCTGCTCCACCGGCTGCAGGAGGCCACAGCTGAGCCAGACCCTGAGGCACTAGTCATAG GGGAAGTGTTCATTCAGGCCAAAGCAGCGCTGGAGGACGTCTATAAAATCTACTGCTATCACCACGACGACGCTAACTCTTTACTCAAGTCCTACGAGAAAGAGGAAGGAATAAAGCAACATTTCATCACCTGTGTGTTATCACTGAA GCAGATATACGACCAAGA GGGTAAACCCAACCTGCTGGACATGGGTTCTCTGCTCATCAAGCCGGTCCAGCGGGTCATGAAGTACCCTCTGCTGCTCGGGGAGCTGTGGCAGGCCACGCCCAGCGACCACCCTGACAACAGGCCCCTCCAGGAGGCCCTGACCGCCGCCAAGATCATCAACGTCAACATCAACGAGTTCAAGAGGAGGAAGGACATCG TGATGAAGTACAAGAGGACcgaggaggatggagggacacTCATgggtaaactgaacaagttcagcATCCACTCTATCAGGAAGAAGTCTGACAGGCTCACAGGATACCTCAAGATCCTCACAGGTGTGGAGCCACAG GTGAGAGATGAGGTGTTCGACAAGGaggagaagctgttcaggagtctggaGAAAGCAGTGAGACAACTAGTCAAGAACGTCCACTGTTACCTGATACACATACAG GAGATGATAGGTGTCGCGGTCCAGAATGCTGCAGACCTGGAGGACATCATGAAGGATCCAGACAAATTAGACACAAACGAAACTCAGCACCTGAAGAACGGCAACAACCCATACAAGCACTTT AAAGAGAGGACGGCACATCTGGTCCTGGCACCCCTCACCTCACTCCAAGGCATGTTCGCCGCCCCGCAGAAACTCATCCAGAAACGCTACGACAAACTATTGGACTACTGCAGCCGCCTGGAgcgctctccctcctcctcctcctccacatcttCTGCCTCTTCTTCTTCCACCTCTTCATCACCTGTATCCGAGGACCAG GGCCAGGTTGCTGCGCGGCGGGACTATGCAGCCCTCAATGCTCAGCTGGTGGAGGAGCTGCAGAGATTCAACATGGCCGCCCATACTATCTTGTCCAACTGTGTCCTCTGCCTGGTGACCCTGCTCAAAGGCCTGATGGACACGGCCTGCCACCACGCACCCTCCATACAGCAACTACCG GCTCCTTTGTCCAACATCAGTGAAGTCCAAAACAGCATCATGGAAGAGCTCAACAACCTGACTGTCGTCAAGGACAACGCACAGACTCTAATAGAACGCAAAGTCAGCTTCGAGAAAACAAAGAAACTTTTAGCT GTCCCAGAGATCCAGCGTCAGACAGAGGGCAACAGGGCCAGGCTGCTGGACGAGTATCCAGCTGACAGGCTGTACCAGCTGAAGAGGAACTGTAACGGGTGTCAGGAGCAGGATGTCAGCCTGCTGGAGGGGGAGCTGGTGGGCCTGCTGGAGGACACAGACCCCCTGGGGAGCCGGGGCCGCTGGCTGGTTGACACTGGCA GTACCCAGGGCTACGTGTACTCATCCTTCCTGAAGCAGTACAACCCCAACAGGGATCAGGGTCGACCAGGTCAGGGAACGGGGATCACAGAGCCCCAGCAGCCCATCGTGGTGCTGGACGAGGACTTTGACAACCTCAGCCTGTTTGTGTCGGGCAGCGGGAGGAACAACAGCATACGGAGCCGGAGCAGCATACCTAACTTCAGCCACTACAACACCTCCAGCACCTCGCTTGACAGATGCTCCACCCCGTCCAGCCTACAGGGCGACACAGAGCCAGACATCCGCCAGGATGTGGACACAGAGCCAGACAATCAGCAG TTTTATGCTGTGTACGGGTTCCAGGCACGCTGTGACCAGGAGCTGACCATGCAGGAGAACCAGCATGTGAGGATCCTCAAGTTCAGCGACCTGGGAGGCAACAAGGACTGGTGGTTGGCCGAGGCCAACGGACAGAAGGGCTACGTCCCAGCCAACTACCTCGGCAAAATGTCATACGCATAA